Proteins found in one Anopheles aquasalis chromosome 3, idAnoAquaMG_Q_19, whole genome shotgun sequence genomic segment:
- the LOC126574983 gene encoding feline leukemia virus subgroup C receptor-related protein 2-like — MLDHRNCDENSVLVKPPSTTVVLGGRLDRKKSLSTPIIPLQNEKFLCVPIHGVAKHQLRPVVVAHEFAYDDIAIHTEVQQATTYHTIPKSASQSTLTIPENYSFTSVQIQIYRRRWFLLVLTVLSIAVSYVQWIQYSIVANIMAKYYNISAAWIDWTSMIFMVVYVVLVFPVSYVMDVRNSRQSVVIGTVGTALGAWIKVFSTNPNQFEIVMIGQTVSAIAQVFLLSIPSRLSATWFSPQEASSVCAFGVFGGQLGIAIGFFLTPMIIVNNDDVSLIGVDLQIFLMGVAGFSTMIACMVIAIFKSEPPFAPSHVQALQRTMKPRRKDYWPSVVRLLQDENYIILVIAYGINVGLFNAFSTLLNQIVLNYFPDSATDAGRVGLALIVLGLIGSMVFGYLLDTSHKYKATAVWVCRLSAVTMVIFALALQSRSKKLLAVASVFLGFFMTGFQPIGYEFAAELTFPEPDGPVVGILNISTQVFGIVITLMISGLQNILGDFVGNIVFAAFLFLDGNIIALIQSDLRRYKTHLEIENEAAREFAEDASTRYGDISSYEDAPLKLKIDAPI; from the exons ATGCTTGATCATCGGAATTGTGACGAAAATAGCGTTTTGGTGAAACCACCGAGTACAACGGTTGTGCTAGGTGGTAGACTGGATAGGAAAAAGTCCCTGTCCACGCCGATTATTCCGTTGCAAAATGAAAAGTTCCTATGTGTTCCGATACACGGAGTGGCCAAACACCAGTTGCGGCCGGTAGTAGTGGCACACGAGTTTGCCTACGATGATATCGCCATTCATACTGAAGTGCAGCAAGCAACGACTTATCACACTATACCGAAAAGTGCTTCCCAGTCTACATTAACGATCCCGGAAAATTACAGTTTCACGTCAGTGCAGATTCAAATTTACAGACGCCGGTGGTTTTTACTGGTGTTGACCGTGTTGAGCATTGCCGTCTCCTATGTGCAGTGGATTCAGTACAGTATTGTCGCGAACATAATGGCTAAATATTACAACATTTCTGCGGCGTGGATAGACTGGACTTCGATGATATTTATGGTCGTGTACGTTGTGCTAGTATTTCCCGTTTCGTATGTTATGGACGTAAGAAACTCGCGGCAGTCCGTTGTGATCGGAACCGTCGGCACGGCTTTAGGTGCATGGATTAAAGTATTTTCCACGAATCCGAATCAGTTTGAAATAGTGATGATCGGGCAAACTGTATCAGCAATTGCTCAAGTGTTTCTGCTCAGCATTCCTTCACGTTTGTCGGCCACATGGTTCTCCCCACAAGAAGCTTCCTCAGTTTGTGCTTTCGGTGTGTTTGGAGGCCAACTCGGGATTGCAATCGGATTTTTCTTAACACCCATGATCATAGTCAATAACGACGACGTTAGCTTAATCGGTGTAGACTTGCAGATTTTTCTCATGGGTGTAGCCGGGTTTTCCACGATGATAGCTTGCATGGTTATAGCAATTTTCAAATCAGAGCCCCCGTTCGCGCCTAGTCACGTGCAGGCGCTCCAACGTACTATGAAACCTCGTCGCAAAGATTATTGGCCGTCCGTTGTTCGCCTGTTGCAAGATGAAAATTATATTATTCTGGTAATTGCCTATGGCATTAACGTGGGACTGTTCAATGCTTTCTCCACGCTGTTGAACCAGATAGTGCTGAATTACTTCCCCGATAGTGCCACGGATGCGGGTCGCGTTGGCCTTGCTTTGATCGTTCTGGGATTAATAGGGTCAATGGTTTTTGGCTATCTGTTGGATACAAGCCATAAGTATAAGGCAACAGCTGTGTGGGTCTGTCGGTTATCAGCCGTAACAATGGTTATATTCGCGCTTGCCCTACAAAGTCGTTCCAAAAAACTGCTTGCAGTCGCATCAGTGTTTCTTGG ATTTTTCATGACAGGTTTTCAGCCAATTGGATATGAATTTGCTGCAGAACTGACCTTTCCAGAGCCCGATGGTCCCGTTGTGGGGATTCTCAACATCTCAACTCAAGTTTTCGGCATCGTGATAACATTAATGATTTCGGGACTACAAAATATCTTGGGGGACTTTGTTGGGAACATA GTTTTTGCTGCCTTTCTATTTCTGGATGGGAACATTATAGCGCTGATTCAATCGGACTTGCGGCGATATAAAACTCATTTAGAAATAGAAAACGAGGCGGCGAGGGAATTCGCAGAGGACGCAAGCACACGTTATGGAGATATCTCAAGCTACGAGGATGCACCATTGAAGCTAAAAATAGATGCGCCTATCTGA
- the LOC126577944 gene encoding major facilitator superfamily domain-containing protein 8-like produces MERLKRCILKKPSANDLEDGLESPEEYTERWTSIRIIYYTMFLMSLGFSIILTGVWPYLDKLDPLAGKEFLGWIVGANPVGQMIFSPLVGWWGNRLGSIRLPLLCSLALFSIASGIYSCLELFATHQKYWMLYSRFLIGVSSSSVAVCRSYLSAATKINERTGAVSMVSLAQTLGFIVGPVLQGAVTMFGENGYPLLRNRLHLNMYTATGWINVLMGILNFCLFLPFVFKEKRIAAREAMIKQGMQSEKEAWKSMKPDYLSAWTLIFAFFILVFNFVFLETLATPLTMDMFAWTKAEALYYMAWIMAVGAVLASGVFLMIGPLCKRIPEQHVLLWGGFFLMVLGRAVYIPMSDQPPKLALVENVTATLLADDPTWEGVYGSNFTDVRSGMIRVDLDYKGPAFAEPVSNISDVVYTKDLLGCPSTQEWCKTTRGMTIFQFLLGYAFTAIGYPIGVTLITTIFSKVLGPRPQGTWMGLMTGSGCMSRALGPVFLSTIYTKYGLYWTFGTTAVMMAITMLWLWHMRQRLAPASYETKDSRGDELVTINIKQEDLDSTANGQEHDRRRNSHDLVAS; encoded by the exons ATGGAACGATTGAAACGATGCATCTTAAAGAAACCCTCAGCAAACGATCTCGAAGATGGACTGGAATCCCCCGAAGAATACACAGAACGTTGGACTTCAATAAGGATAATTTATTACACTATGTTCTTGATGTCTCTAGGCTTCAGCATTATTCTCACCGGAGTGTGGCCATACTTGGATAAG CTTGATCCACTTGCAGGAAAAGAGTTCTTAGGATGGATTGTCGGTGCAAATCCCGTTGGGCAGATGATATTTAGTCCCCTCGTCGGATGGTGGGGTAATCGGTTAGGCTCAATCAGATTACCCCTTCTGTGTTCTTTGGCACTGTTTTCGATCGCTAGCGGCATCTACTCATGCCTTGAGCTCTTTGCGACACATCAAAAATATTGGATGTTGTATTCGCGTTTCCTGATCGGTGTCAGTTCTTCGAGCGTAGCCGTATGCCGGTCATATTTGTCGGCAGCAACGAAAATCAACGAGCGTACTGGCGCGGTGTCGATGGTTTCGTTGGCGCAAACCTTGGGATTCATCGTGGGGCCGGTCTTGCAAGGCGCAGTAACGATGTTTGGAGAGAATGGTTATCCTTTGCTTCGAAATCGTCTGCATCTTAATATGTATACCGCCACCGGATGGATCAACGTGTTAATGGGAATCTTAAACTTTTGTCTGTTTCTGCCGTTCGTGTTCAAAGAAAAACGAATAGCAGCTCGTGAGGCCATGATCAAACAGGGGATGCAGTCGGAAAAGGAAGCTTGGAAATCGATGAAACCAGATTATCTGTCCGCTTGGACGTTGATTTTCGCCTTCTTCATCTTAGTATTTAACTTCGTATTTCTCGAAAC TCTAGCAACCCCGCTAACAATGGATATGTTCGCTTGGACAAAAGCGGAAGCGTTGTATTACATGGCATGGATCATGGCTGTGGGTGCAGTGTTGGCCAGTGGCGTGTTTTTAATGATTGGACCGCTCTGTAAACGAATACCCGAGCAGCATGTCCTTTTGTGGGGTGGATTTTTCCTTATGGTGCTCGGTAGGGCGGTCTATATTCCAATGAGCGACCAGCCTCCCAAATTAGCACTCGTTGAGAACGTTACAGCAACGCTATTAGCCGACGATCCAACTTGGGAGGGTGTATATGGATCAAACTTTACCGATGTGCGATCTGGCAtgattcgtgttgatttggaCTATAAAGGACCAGCATTCGCGGAGCCCGTTTCAAACATAAGCGATGTGGTGTATACCAAAGATTTGTTAGGATGTCCATCTACTCAAGAGTGGTGTAAAACAACGCGGGGAAtgacaatttttcaatttcttcttGGCTACGCTTTCACTGCAATTGGTTACCCAATCGGAGTTAcactcatcaccaccatcttttCCAAAGTGCTTGGTCCTCGTCCCCAAGGCACGTGGATGGGGCTGATGACTGGTTCAGGATGTATGTCAAGAGCTCTTGGGCCGGTATTTCTTTCAACCATCTACACTAAATACGGTCTGTATTGGACATTCGGTACCACTGCGGTTATGATGGCAATAACAATGCTGTGGTTATGGCATATGAG GCAACGATTGGCTCCAGCTTCATATGAGACTAAAGATTCACGAGGGGATGAACTTGTTACAATAAACATTAAGCAGGAGGATCTAGACTCTACAGCAAACGGCCAAGAACACGATCGTAGAAGAAATAGTCATGATTTAGTTGCTAGCTGA
- the LOC126577948 gene encoding major facilitator superfamily domain-containing protein 8-like isoform X1, translated as MERLENCIRPRQNLKDRQSMLETDEEYCERWITIRIIYLSGFLMFLPFGVVTTSLWPYLQEMDSTSGKAFLSVLFAAPPAGQLLFSPLIGWCSNRMSSVRILFVLLTALYIFSNALYSVIELFSIPQRKYIILIARFGFGVATSINTISRAYISAATKISERTKTIAICSLSQTLGLLVGPILQSLFSLLGKDGVVLCGLRLNMYTSGGWICALGGTVYLLLLSPSTFVHRTIAFKEALKHKGIGKGVMENNQSLPMFPICMIITGYGFLMFFYVSFQTTISPIALDQFSWSHEESLYYLGMLLTVGTLCSCLIYLLLPYLSKKYHEHNVLVYFAILPMFLSQVMMIPTGQQKIEITDSGSGNSTATLFGCTQEGWCNSVPTISRYQLSISYGMLCVSFSVGIAITQTILSKLLGARPQGHWMALYTSVGGIARIIGPGTMLVYIKYGLYYLFGLGSIVAGVMLIWIWFYREFLHARTKLATKVPEEQELANFQ; from the exons ATGGAGCGTTTGGAAAATTGTATTCGTCCGAGACAAAATCTAAAAGATCGTCAAAGCATGCTAGAAACCGACGAGGAATATTGTGAAAGATGGATTACGATCCGTATCATTTATTTGAGTggatttttaatgtttttacccTTCGGCGTGGTGACAACATCTCTTTGGCCCTATTTGCAGGAG ATGGATTCAACGAGTGGAAAAGCATTTCTGAGTGTGCTATTTGCTGCTCCACCTGCAGGTCAGCTGCTTTTCAGTCCATTAATCGGTTGGTGCTCAAATCGAATGTCTTCAGTGAGAATCCTTTTCGTGTTGTTAACGGCTCTATACATATTTTCCAACGCTCTATACAGTGTCATTGAACTATTCTCCATACCACAGCGAAAATATATCATACTGATTGCtcgttttggtttcggtgtaGCTACATCTATCAACACGATTAGCCGGGCATACATTTCAGCTGCTACCAAAATTTCCGAGCGTACAAAGACCATTGCCATTTGTTCTTTATCACAGACATTGGGGCTATTAGTTGGACCAATCCTTCAGTCATTGTTTTCCTTACTGGGAAAGGATGGTGTGGTACTTTGTGGATTGCGCCTAAATATGTATACATCTGGCGGTTGGATCTGTGCTTTAGGTGGAACAGTGTACTTATTGCTTTTGAGTCCATCAACATTTGTGCACCGTACCATAGCATTCAAAGAAGCACTAAAACACAAAGGCATTGGCAAAGGTGTAATGGAAAATAATCAGTCGTTGCCAATGTTTCCCATTTGTATGATAATCACTGGCTACGGGTTCCTCATGTTCTTCTACGTATCTTTCCAAAC GACTATTTCTCCCATCGCTTTGGATCAATTTtcctggagccacgaagaatcACTATACTATCTCGGCATGCTCCTGACGGTGGGAACATTATGCTCGTGTTTGATATATCTGTTGCTACCTTATTTAAGTAAAAAGTACCACGAACACAATGTGCTTGTCTACTTTGCTATTCTTCCAATGTTTCTTAGTCAAGTGATGATGATTCCGACAGGGCAGCAGAAAATAGAAATAACTGATTCGGGGAGTGGCAATAGCACTGCGACATTATTCGGATGCACACAAGAGGGGTGGTGCAATTCGGTTCCCACAATCAGTCGTTACCAGTTGTCCATTTCTTATGGTAtgttgtgtgtttcgttttcggtagGAATTGCAATAACTCAGACAATTCTTTCCAAACTACTTGGAGCTCGGCCACAGGGCCATTGGATGGCATTATATACTAGTGTTGGAGGTATAGCAAGAATCATTGGTCCGGGTACCATGTTGGTTTACATTAAATACGGTCTGTATTATCTGTTTGGTTTAGGATCGATTGTCGCTGGAGTAATGCTAATTTGGATCTGGTTTTACAGGGAATTTTTACATGCCCGTACAAAACTAGCTACAAAAGTACCCGAAGAACAAGAACTTGCTAattttcaataa
- the LOC126577948 gene encoding major facilitator superfamily domain-containing protein 8-like isoform X2: MERLENCIRPRQNLKDRQSMLETDEEYCERWITIRIIYLSGFLMFLPFGVVTTSLWPYLQEMDSTSGKAFLSVLFAAPPAERSDTE; this comes from the exons ATGGAGCGTTTGGAAAATTGTATTCGTCCGAGACAAAATCTAAAAGATCGTCAAAGCATGCTAGAAACCGACGAGGAATATTGTGAAAGATGGATTACGATCCGTATCATTTATTTGAGTggatttttaatgtttttacccTTCGGCGTGGTGACAACATCTCTTTGGCCCTATTTGCAGGAG ATGGATTCAACGAGTGGAAAAGCATTTCTGAGTGTGCTATTTGCTGCTCCACCTGCAG
- the LOC126577945 gene encoding organic cation transporter protein-like — MPTTEDSIELDQVLSEIGQFGPFQVWQYALMILPIMLNAFFTFSYVFTAGNMDYRCYVPECDLPDAAVYDVAWSNLALPFDRNGHPERCHRFQPINDTTLTETCTAAAFNVSNIISCTSFVYRTGEVTIVRDFGINCDENDWKLALVGTMNNIGQFVALPIAGYLSDQFGRRWILLISVAGSALCGVIRSFANSYAMFLVFEFLDPAIGSTMYTTAFILALELVGSKKRVTGNNIISCAFSFGEALLGLLAMYINNWRILLRTLYFSGFLATAFLFTTTESVRWLLSKNRPACALKILQKAAKVNGKRLSQTTIENLCPNSVSEAAPSDTAKSQSFAQLLSEAFHSRGLTARVINCSFCWLTNTMVYFGLSLNSVSLSGNKYVNFILVSLIELPGFFLMQLILDRTGRKRTLFATMIISGVLCIISGLVPLDAPFVRLFLFLLSKLTITMSFGTLYIYTVEIFPTNLRQTLLSVCSMIGRVGSMIAPQTPLLSKVWIPLPMLIFGCLGITSGVAILQLPETLNTQLPDTVHDAMNMPKNINDRQNST; from the exons ATGCCGACCACAGAGGATAGTATCGAATTAGATCAAGTACTCTCTGAAATTGGTCAGTTTGGACCGTTTCAAGTATGGCAATACGCTCTCATGATTTTACCGATCATGTTGAACGCCTTTTTTACATTCAGCTACGTTTTTACGGCAGGAAACATGGATTACAG ATGTTACGTGCCAGAGTGTGATCTTCCCGATGCAGCTGTGTATGATGTTGCATGGAGTAATTTAGCGCTTCCTTTCGATCGTAACGGACATCCAGAACGTTGTCACCGGTTTCAACCAATCAATGATACTACACTTACCGAAACGTGTACTGCAGCAGCGTTTAATGTTTCCAATATAATCTCATGCACGAGTTTCGTTTATCGTACCGGCGAAGTTACCATAGTACGTGATTTTGGTATAAATTGTGACGAAAACGACTGGAAATTAGCTCTCGTTGGAACGATGAATAACATAGGCCAGTTTGTGGCTCTTCCTATTGCCGGATATCTGTCTGATCAATTTGGAAGGCGATGGATCCTGCTAATTAGTGTAGCTGGTAGTGCGCTTTGTGGTGTGATCAGATCATTTGCTAATAGCTATGCAATGTTCCTGGTGTTTGAATTTTTGGACCCTGCCATTGGATCTACGATGTATACGACAGCTTTCATCCTTGCGCTTGAACTAGTAGGTTCTAAAAAACGCGTTACCGGAAACAATATCATTTCTTGTGCTTTTTCGTTCGGAGAGGCTTTACTTGGTCTGCTAGCGATGTATATTAATAATTGGCGTATTTTGCTGCGTACTTTATACTTCTCTGGATTTCTGGCAACGGCATTTCTGTTTACAACTACGGAAAGTGTTCGATGGTTACTTTCGAAAAATCGACCAGCATGTGCCCtaaaaattttacaaaaagcagcaaaagtcaATGGAAAGCGGCTGTCTCAGACGACAATAGAAAATCTTTGTCCAAATAGTGTTTCCGAAGCGGCACCATCCGATACCGCAAAATCCCAATCTTTTGCACAGCTGTTAAGTGAAGCGTTTCATAGTCGTGGCCTCACAGCACGGGTCATAAAttgttcgttttgttggctTACAAATACGATGGTCTACTTTGGACTTAGTTTAAACTCTGTATCATTATCTGGAAACAAATACGTCAATTTTATTCTTGTGTCGCTCATTGAATTGCCCGGGTTTTTCCTCATGCAATTAATTCTTGACCGTaccggaaggaagcgaaccCTTTTTGCCACAATGATAATTAGTGGCGTACTTTGTATCATTTCGGGGCTTGTACCACTTG ACGCCCCATTCGTCAggctgtttttgtttctactCAGTAAACTCACAATCACGATGTCTTTTGGTACATTATACATCTACACGGTGGAGATTTTTCCTACTAATCTGCGACAAACTTTACTATCAGTGTGTTCAATGATCGGCCGTGTTGGTTCTATGATTGCGCCACAAACACCTCTGTTGTCAAAAGTATGGATACCGCTTCCTATGCTTATTTTTGGCTGCCTTGGCATCACTTCAGGAGTTGCTATTCTACAGTTACCTGAAACACTCAATACTCAACTACCTGATACCGTTCACGATGCAATGAATATGCctaaaaacataaatgatcGTCAAAATTCTACATAA